A region of Candidatus Micrarchaeia archaeon DNA encodes the following proteins:
- the pyrF gene encoding orotidine-5'-phosphate decarboxylase, giving the protein MFETLELNGRKKGTLLCFGIDPVLEKMKCEGGDAKEKIENYYFPIADLLLAENQIVSIKPNYAYFAQYGFEGLHALKSIIERYKGKLEIILDAKRGDIGKSSEAYAKEAFDFWNADALTVSPYMGSDSIKPFLREGKPIYVLCRTSNPGAADFQEKGSPQLYELVAQKALEWKTGLVVGATSDSIKKISSITKGQIPFLIPGIGAQGGDLESVLAAIKQRPHIHRINASSSIAFAWEKGKSAPEKAALEEAKKLNSQIGKIL; this is encoded by the coding sequence ATGTTTGAGACGCTTGAACTGAACGGGAGAAAAAAAGGAACGCTGCTCTGCTTCGGAATCGACCCGGTTCTTGAGAAGATGAAATGCGAAGGCGGGGACGCGAAGGAGAAGATAGAGAATTACTATTTCCCGATAGCTGATTTGCTTCTTGCGGAAAATCAAATCGTTTCCATAAAGCCCAATTACGCGTATTTCGCGCAATACGGGTTCGAAGGGCTCCACGCCCTCAAATCAATAATCGAACGCTACAAGGGGAAATTGGAGATAATTTTAGACGCCAAGCGCGGGGACATAGGGAAAAGCTCCGAGGCGTACGCGAAAGAGGCCTTTGATTTCTGGAACGCGGACGCGCTCACGGTTTCCCCGTATATGGGCTCGGATTCCATAAAACCCTTCCTGCGAGAGGGAAAACCCATTTACGTGCTGTGCAGGACAAGCAATCCAGGCGCAGCCGATTTCCAGGAAAAGGGCAGCCCGCAGCTTTACGAGCTGGTCGCGCAAAAAGCCCTTGAATGGAAAACCGGCCTGGTTGTGGGCGCAACCAGCGATTCCATAAAGAAAATCTCATCAATAACCAAAGGGCAAATCCCGTTCCTGATTCCAGGGATAGGCGCCCAAGGGGGGGATTTGGAAAGCGTGCTTGCCGCAATAAAACAAAGGCCGCACATTCACAGGATAAACGCCTCCTCATCAATCGCGTTCGCATGGGAAAAGGGCAAATCCGCACCTGAAAAAGCAGCTCTGGAAGAAGCAAAAAAACTCAATTCGCAGATTG